CtctgtttctcttttcttttcagtgAATTTTTTGCTGAGGAAAGCAGCGACTACTTCTGGCGCTATGTGAATGACTTTCAGGAATTGGACCTTGCTGCATTCTCAAACAGTAAGCTGTCTTACTCTTAGCTTTTTGACGTAGACTGTTTAATCTGTGGAGCCTTTGCAGCATAACATATCATAAAGTAGCTGCAGAAGGCTGTAATTCCACTACTCTTTTGTGTTCTCTATACATGCATATTGAGACTTTTCATTTTGTTTGTAATGGGGATTTGATTAGGGTGACATATTCGAGTCATGAAAGGCTTGTGTGAGAATGAGCAGAGTCCTCtcattagctttttttttatgtttcttgCATTTCCAGCTGTCACTGCTCATTTTTTATATGCCTATCTTACAATTTTATGATGCCTTTTCTGCTTTATGCATATCCTTTTTTATGCATACCTTATGCAATAATTTTCTTTGGCAGCTTGTTTAATTAGGTGTACGTGAAGAACTGCTGGAACAGAAGGTAAACAGGCGTGTTCACATTGTTGCACAATCATCATGGCATTGCATTCTTTGCATTTTTCATGCATCTTTTGGGGGTATTATGCAATAAGTGGATCGATGGCATTATATCAATGGATTggatttgtttcttttctgtcataCCTGCTTAGTGGTGCTTACTGGGCATTTCATTTAATCAATTTCTGTGTTTATACATTGCTGACCTTCGAGGTGTTTTTGACTTTTCTTTAAATAGTGTTCACAGATattgggagaagaaaaaaaaagaactgaatgTTGTACAGTGATATAGGTGCACTAGTTTTTTGAGCTGTCGGGTAGTAAAGGATTATATAATTTGAATTCGCCACTAACTTGAAGGCTTTCCCCGCTCAAGTAGCGCCACTGCTTTTGTTTTACTATACACAGCTGGAAAATCGTTACTCTGCATTAGCTTTATGTGTTGGAACCAGACAGATGTGACCAGTCTGTGTGTTTACCTTTTCAGAACCTTGTGATATCTGAACATCGTAATAAAGACGCTTGAAAAGTATACTGAAGTGTAAAGAAAAGGGTAGGTAAGTTAGTGATGGTTACTTGCAGTTACAAGGCAGAACAGTGAGCACTGTAAGTAGTGGAAAAGTAGTGATTTTATATTGAGGCTGCCTTAGCCTATTTTTTTGCCTCCTGAAGGTTGTTTCAGAATTTGAGCATTTTTCGGGGTATGCCAAATTCATGAAGTAAACATCACTTGTCACTTACTAGCACAAATTGGCTCATACCAAAAAATTCAAACCTTAGCTATTGCATTCAAGGGAGCACTAAGCCACATGTTAGGCATGCCACAATAAGTGTGTGGTAGAGAAAATCCTAATATAAGAAACTGTCCTCTCTCTGTCGGAGTTTTAGGCACTTTGATAGAATTGCATCGTTTATCTGTGGTTGTCCAATTCTCTCAGAAATTGTTGAAAGCATGCTGCACTGTACTTCTAAGGCACTGCAGTTGACATGATTGAATGACTGGGGCAGTAAAGAATCTGCTCGGAATTGAGGGCTGTTAATGTCTCATGTTTAATACGCTGCCTAAGCAGAGAATGTCTGAAAGTAAAAGTATGAACTGTCAAGTTCACAAGAGCAGGGTCAATGCTTTTCACGCCTGATTGCAGCTTCCTGTGGCCTCAAACAGAAGGGAGGCCTGTTTTGTGCTCATTTGCAGCGGCTTCCTGTGTAGGGCGGCCGCAATCGTCTGAATCTACTGTTATTATTTTCTCGCCAAGGAAGTTGCTTAGCCTCAAAAGGTCATTGAAACATGCGTTGCGTGTGTACTTGTAAGGTTTAGGGCGTGGCGCATTTTTCAACTAGTTGATTCCCCTGAACTTAATCATAATATGCAAGCTCTGTGCTTGGAGCATATGCCGTTTTGTCAACAAGCTGCAGCTCATGCACTGATTTTAGTAGGTAGGTAACTCTGGGTGTGAACAAATTTATCATAGAATTGCACACAAGGAACGGTTCTCCTCttctaacattttttttctgcataattCATATTTAAGGCTTTTTGTTGATTCAGTTGTCACGAAAATTTTGGAACCAAGTTTTTTTGAGGAAGTCCAAAAGTTCCACTGTCCAGGGTACTTCTTGTAAAAAGTGCATATGGAAAACAAGAAATACAAATCGTAGAACAGGAAATACACTGAATCATTCATGATTATTTGTTCCCGTTAAAACAGTAtgcaaaacagtgaaaatagaGCAATTGATTTTAAACATGCAATAGTAGTTCTGCGGCAGTGTTTTGTCCGGCTTCTTCAGAAAATACAGCCCAGGTGTGTTATTTTTAAGCCTTCAACAGCATTTGAAGCTGTTGAAGTCCTTTTCAACAAAACATTTTAAGCACCTTTCATTTTGTAAGCAAGAATGTGGAGACCAACTTGATGAAGGCTGTTGCAGATAACTTTTTACTTTATTTCATTGCTATACCTGGAATAAGTTTCTTGTGCACCATAAAGTACAAAGTGCAATATTAACTTATTTTTTTCTGCACCACGCTTAAATTTTAAGGATGCAAAGTGTCTGTCTGCGTTAAACTAATATCCTGTATACATACAATAATTGCTTATATAACTGGCTGCTGTTGCATATAGTGATTTGTTATTATAGTCACATTGAAAACTTTTGCCTCTTTCTAGAGGCTGCGATTGTGTACTGTCATGCTGTTATTGTTGGTCAATTGCACAAATTGCTTGACAGTCCACGGGTAGGCTCTCTTCGACTAGTTTGAACCTAGCCTGTTCTTCCATTGGCTACTGTTGACATTATAGCCAGGGCCGAATTGATTCATATAAGCCCAGATTCATACAGCGCTGGTATCATTGAGGCTCACATAGACTCAGGCTTGCTGTAGCTTGGAACCAATTAAGTCCGTGTTTCTGAACTTGTGCGTACATGTGCTTTCCCCATGGAGTCACAGTATGTTTTGCTATTGTACACTTCATAAATATTTGTGCTCGTTTGCTCGTTTGTTCTTTTATCGGAATTTGCAATTCATGTGGGCCAGTCCCTAGGAATAGATGGAGCTGATGCTAAGTCTCACTGCCCACTGATCTTTGGTTCCAGCAGTGTTGATGTTCTTAGCATGAATAAAGTATTTTTTAGTTGGGTGCTGTGGATGTCACATGGTGTAGCTCTGTATGGCAAGACAGGACGCAACTTGCGAGTCCCTTTACAAATTTTGACAGGTGCCAGCCGGCAGCTGGATTCACTTAATACTCGGATTTCTTGCTCCATGTTTTGAAAGCCACTTGGTTTAGCGTCATGCATTCGTCAGTGGTGACGCTGCTGTGGTGTAGGTGCAAGCAAAACCACATTGGGCAGTGGCTGCCTGTACGAAGTTGTTTTTGCCTTGGCCAACCTGCGACCCAGTTTGGAGCCGGCTTCCGTGTGCAGTGGTGGCGTGCTGCGATACACCATTGTTGCTTTAACTGACGTGACAGGCTTGGTCGTCACTCTCGAGCACTGCATTGTGGCCACCATATTTGTTTTTGTGCCCTGCTGGGCTTTGTTGTGCTGCAAGTCATGGAGGGCCTCCACTGTCACCTGTTTGCTTTGAACACACTGTTGAAGAAATGATGTATTTTGGACACGTTGACTTTTAGAGAAATTGATAGGGTTCCAGTGCTCTGCTTGTGGCAAGCCTTCGCGGTCTTGCACTGTGCCCTTCTACTTTTATTTGCGTCCAGCTGTTAAAAGCATCATTCGTGCTTTCTTGTGATGGCATTTTATATCAGCAAGCTTTATTTCATGGGAGTCTTCTACTGCTCTCTTCACAAAGCTAGGAGCTGTTTAGGAACTTGATAGCGTTTGCCATAAACTGGAATTCCATGTGGGCATCTGCTGAGGAGGAGCCATTAGCTTAAATTGGATGCATAAGTGGAAAGACATTGAACGCTTATGCATGGAGCATTGCGAACAATATGCTGCCttcttttattttattagctgcaCTGTCGACTATTTTCTTGCATCTAGAATGGCATACTTGTTCCAGTAACGATTACTCTGTGGAATCTGACTTTATAGGAGGCGTCATTTTGTGCGGTTATTTGTTCTCATAAAAGTGGTGTTTTTAGTCTTCTGCGCCTGCATGGTGAGCCTTCCCAGTCTTTTGCAGGCACTTTTGATAAAGCTAAGGTGCTCCCCTTTGAAAGAGTCCTTTTCTCAGTAATATGGAGTGAGATAACAGTATAGATAGTGGTGGTTTAAGGGCAGTCGGTGTAGTCTCTCTCTGCCTTGGGTTTTTCAAGGGGGAGGGGAACCCACTTTTGCGTTGTCCTTAGGATAGCACTGATAGCTAGACCAAACGCATGCTTTGAATGTGGTGTTCATCTTTGAGTGGAAAAAGCCCTTGCACTCATTGCATTCATTGCAGACTTTGCACTCATGGCAAACCTTGTTGGAATGGCTCCGTGCTCTTGCCTACTTCAGTTACACGTGGCATTTTGCCATTAGTGTTGTCGTTGTGTTCCTCTCTTTCACATTTCCCTCACATAAGGTAGCATTCTTGTTTCATTGTTTGCACACAGTGTATTCAGTGTTACCTCTTTACATGTTAAGGTCGGTTTTGTCGGTGTTTGTAGAGGTTTTCATCTTTCTttgtggcagtttttttttgttatcgttCAATTATGTCATGCTTTAGTCTCATTCTTGTGTTCGTGCTTCGTCTGTATTTCACAAGGGCTGCCTTTATTTCAGTTGCGGATATTCTAGTAACATTCATATAGGCATGCATTTTCTGCACTACCTTGACAAATTCCTTTTGAAATGAACCTCGGTAATGACCATACATAACTGCTAGTCTGAGTTCATATGCTCAGGCTTTTATTTGTAACAAGATAGACGTTTTTTTACCTCTTTGGCCTGCTAAATGTAGGATGTCATCACTGAGGTATATCGTCTGATTTCGCTATTTTAACTGTACTTTGAGATGACtttgtacagtcatggacaaaggTTTGCATGCGATTtggcagaaaaaaatttatttttcgtGGAGTCGGGCAAAGCAGGTCTTTGAAAAGTATTGAATCACGAGGGAACATGCATGCTCCATTCACAGCATAAAATATCATCTGACTGACTAGTGAGGCAATTTTTTCCtcatcctgcaaacttttgccCATGACTGTGCATGCTCTTAGAACCGTCACTGTtgtgttgtatttttttcttttaagcatATGTAGCCCACGTGCTGTATACCTGAATCTATGGTACAATATTTTTATTGTCGTATGAGTGTACTGCTCTTCTGTTAATGTGCTTTGTGTAACAGTTTAGCACAACCCTACATCTACCATAAATTAATAATGGCAAGTAGCATTGTCTGGTACTTCACGAAAGCAGCTCGATAACAAACTTCAACAGAACCGTTGCTTTCTTAAAGCTTTTACCTGTTTTTATCTTGCTCACGTGATGCCTGAAAATAGGGAAAAATGTGCTATTTGTTTTTTGGAAGAGCCATTTGTTAAGAGGAGGTCACACTTTCATAATCCAGCATGGAGAGGTATGCCAAGCACCCAGTTCCTGTTTGCTTATTTCTTGCATTTTGTTATCACGTTCTGCATTCTGTCTCTGATGTCGACATATCATTGCCCCCTCAAGTAATCGAGTGCTTGCTTACTCGGGCGCACTCTACCCCTGTCTTGCCGCACGCCACTGGAGCGTACTGTTTCTTTACCATAGCAACGCCTGAACCCCTTTCAGGGGGACGCAAGATCTTGAGCTAGGCCTATCTTTGGTTGAGAGTTGCTGCTTTTGGTGTCATTGTTAGGCTCATCTTAAGAAATGTATCTACGGCTCGTGCAATGGTTCTTGAGTGCTTATGCAGGAGTTATCAGTCAGTTGCTGTCCGGGAGTTGGACATTACCTATTGGTTACGCCATGCAGTGTCCTGTTTAGTTCTGTGTACTCATTATTTAATATGGTTTTCCAATTTTTGATTTGCGTACTTTGCATAAAGTAATCCAAGCAGCCTTGTTAAGTGGTCTGTTGtgcttttttcttgttgtttGGCTGCAGTTTTGACCAAAGAGGAGTTTTTCACTACCTGAAGTGCACATTGTGTAAATGTGGTTAAAGAATGTTAAAAAGGGTCTAAAAAGTTTTGTGGAAATGTTTGACTCCTTGATGGATCAGATGATACATTAACATGTGCACCGGACCTTAAAGTTAATACGCAGCCTTTCATAAAAATTTTTAAAGGAGGTGACAGGAGGTTTAAAAGGATATTTGTATCATGTCACCCTCTCATGTGCATATATGCATGTTTGTGCATATGTTACTGTGTACTTGTGTGCTCGTGCCCTTCACCTTCATTACCCTTTCTGCATAATATATGTGTGTTAGTGTGGGTGAACTAGCAGTTGCATGTATTGGTTCCCAGCTCTTCCAGTTTTATCTTTCATTAAGCTGATTTGTTTTACTTGTAGTAAAACAATTGAAGGCTTGCAAAGAGCTTTTGTGAGTGGATGCTTGATACCCTCATGGAATAGGGCCAGACAGTGGGAACCCTGTGTGCACTAATGTGCCTGGCCGTGAATTCGACATAAATGTGAATGTAAAGGGATGACTGAGCTTTTGTGCAGGTGTTGCTCAGCCTGTATGATGTACTAGACCACAAATTGGGTGCAGAAGCTCTGAACTGCCCATCAACCATAGTGACTAAGCTTCTGGCAGTAAAAGTGTGCAGGTTGAACTCTCCCACATGGTGCACAGTGCTTCAGAATGCAAAGTCAAACTGTCCTTTGTCCTTTACAGTTGTGGTCTTTGTAGTGCTTTCGATCTCTGATATGTAATCACCAGACAGCCAAGGCCACATGTAGTCGTCGGCAAGATGACGTCAACGCTGTGCTCTGTAGGTTGTCAGCAAAAAGTGTGTCTGATGTGATATTGAATGTCTGGCAGAAATGCATTTGCCAGCGCAGTAATTTCTTACAGTATTATGAAGTGAAGGATCAGATACAGACTGGGCGCACAGAGCCGATAGAAGCTAAGAAGCCATGAACAAATAGAAAAAAGTACAGTCACAAAACAGGAAGATGCTGTTACAGTCACACATTTCATAATAGTGTTTTTGCAAGATTGGACAGAAATTCCTCTGCTGATAAAGAAACAAAGGGAAAGCTGACATGGCACTCAtcttgtttttttgtgtttttgtctCTAATTCCTCTAAAATTTTTATTGCTAGTCTTTTATCAGCTCTGCACCTGCTCTTTTGTTTATGTGCCGTGAGCATTTTACACGGGAACTGATAGACTGCTAGGAAATGTGAATGAGCGTCTGTTCACATTTGCTGCACTGAATGGTGTAACATCATGTTTAAATGGTCGAGGCGTTATTTGCACATGGAGAGATGACGGACACGGTGGCTACAGCGCTGCCTGCAATCAATGCGACTTGCAGCTAGCATATCACTGTGTTGCGGCCATTATAGCATGCTGAATGGCAGAACCGTCGACCGTCggtgttgtgttggagtgcagtGCAGTTATGCATTGATGGACGGCAGTAACAGTTCTCTGCTGCCATGTTTCACGTATCGACTGCATGCATAGACAACACATATAAGTGGTTAGGTTTGCGTCTGTGTTGCCTTTTTGAAGGTAGCTTGCTTGAGAAGTGTATTCAGTCTGGAAAAACAGCAGGCTGCCATACGAGAGAGTGCTTTGAAACCTCATGCCACCAGGATTCAAGAACTCTGCAGCAACAACTCACTGCAGTGTCTGAGTGTGTTCGGGTTACTTTTACAAGCACCGTTCGTTGCGCCAGAAGTTCAAATCATGGCAGGCTAAAATATATTGTACACAGTTTTTGTAGAACCTAAATGTAAGATGAATATGCAGTGTGGGAGTGTGCAGAAATTGAGGGTATGTACAGATACGTCCCCTCCGGGAACCTTCTTTCCCACCACATCGCCCTTCATGTTCTCCCAGCCACGGTGGCCGCTTTTCAACTGAGGTAAAATGCAGAAATGTCCATGTgctgctgtgggatgtcagcttagcttaaaggagcatagacacctTACTCTTGGGtacatgttttcttgtttgcagtgATGTGTCAAGCATTATTGTACGTGGATTACCATGGGGTATTCTCCTGTGACAGCTGATTAatctataattgaatttctttctcgcgctgttttatttttggtttcaaCTGCCGagtgaggactgtgacgtcaaagtgtgcttATGGGTCACGCGAGACTtggaaaaactgcgatataatcgctacttcatcattttaattcgcTACAATGCCAGCCAGCCTCAAGAGCTGGAACAAGAACGAGTGTAGAAGCAGCGGTTATATTGCAGCTCTTCAATGCCTCACGTGCCCTATAAGCGCACTTTGAtgccacagtcatcgttcagctgttgaaaccgaaactgaaacagcatgacagacaaattttattataaattacttagcggtTGTAGGTGAATACCACGTCGTGATTCATGTTTAATAATGACTACCGCATCgttgcagagaagaaaacataccaccaaaattaggtgtctactcCTTAAATAACCGCGGGAGCCCAACGGCCTCCCTCACAGCCCGTGTGCCACTTTGGGGACttaaaacacgcacgcacgcacgcacacctgTAGGGAAGTACATGTGTCGCTAACCGGACGCGTCTGCTTTTTAATGCCATCCGCAGCTGCGAAGTTTGCAGCCTGGTGAGGCGGTTAAGCTTTCTTCGGGGGACGTGTTTGCTGAGCCCATTCCTTGTTCGTGTTGCGCAGGCACCCCGAAGGCGCAGTACGAGACGGTGCTCGAGGTGGCCGCCAGGCACCTGTCGGCAGCCAAGCTGGCCCTGCTGAAGCTGTCGCTGTCGCTGCGGGCGCACTCGCCGGCCGTCGAGACATTCCAGCAGGTGAGGAGGAGGACCTGCACCGTCTTCCCTCTTTCGCGAGAAACGAGGGGGCATTGCCTCGGCGGACACCTCCCTCGTCTGGGCTTCCCGCTGCCCGGCGGCACGCGGTGGCCATTCCCGGTCGGGAAGCAGTCACGACAGAAACCACGGTTAGATTGGTGCCATCAGACCGACGCGGCAGCCTTCCGTGGAGGGCGTAGTACACATGCGCACGTGGCAGGGGCGCCCACTTTTTGGTCCCACCAGGCGCACTTGCAAAGGCAGGCCCACGGCGCGCTCGGCTCTACTTTGATTGACCTTGAGGGATCGCCTTCTTCTGTATGTCGACAGCGTGCAAGGCGGCCGCAAGTTTCCCGGCTctctgaaggggggggggggatgtaccTTAAAAGTGATATTAGCTGTCACTGGTTGATCAGCGACCGTTTGCAGTGGTTCCGCTTTcaatttctacttcctctttaGACACTGATCAGtcggcacgcacgcacgcacgcaccgatTGTGGACTGGCGGGGCGAGTTTGGCCGGCGTTTAACTGCGATCTCAAtgtggcatttttttctttgttttcggggggggggggggggggggggcgacactTTTTTTGGGAGCAGTCACGGGGGATTGGAGACCGCCTCCGCGCTGACGAAAAACGTGCATTTTTCGACTACAGGGGCGAGTTTCCAGCGCCTGCTGGTCCATTTTATATGAGGCGCAGTGCCATAGCCCTAATACATTATTTTGACGGCCTTTTCACCCTctttcgtaataagcgagtgttcgttataagtgggctcgaccgTACCATATTGCCCAGCCTATCTAGGACGAGTGTGCCGATTCCTCCTGTAGCGGCCGGAAGAAAGCCAACTGGAGCGTCGCATCATTGCAATGGTAGCGGTACCCAGcaagaacaaacaaagaaaaaaagcttcAATCCAGAGGGCGATTCGAACTTCCTCTATCGAAAACGGAGCATCTTCGTTTCCCGCAGCCTCAGACGATTCGGCTAccgccgcatttttttttactttattggcATTATTTCACAGAAACAGCGTCTATACTGGACGAATCGGAAAGGTGAGTCGGTTTGCAGACAACTGGGCTTACTATAAATGATTCAGATTTGTCTCTTTCTAGGCTCTTGCCCTGCGTGCGCATGCAGGAATTATTCATTTTTAAACCAGTTTTCTCGAGTCGCCAGGTACGCTGAAGTTGGTGAAACCGAAACTATAGCTGGAGTTCGCTGCCTCTGAACTGGTGCGTACGGGTTGCAAGAGCGCTTCAGCACACGGCGTGTACAGAGATACTGCGTACACTTTTTTCATAacgccgccgaggtggctcagtggttatggcgctcggctgctgacccgaaagacacgggttcgattccggccgcggcggtcgcatttcatgggggcgaaattctagaggcccgtgcactgtgcgatgccagtgcacgttgaagaacaccaggtggtcgaaatttccggagccctccactacggcgtccctcacagcctgagtcgcttcgggacgttaaaccaccgtaAACTTTTTCCAGAACGTGCGAAACAGCCTAGACCAGCAGTTGGTGCGTTCAAAGGGCAGTGATCAGTGCGTAACAGTATACGCTCGTGTGCTCTGAACGAGTGCTTGGCCTCCCCGGCGTATGAGTGTTTGCAACTTGACCCCAGCCGCGACGCCACACGCGCACTGCGTTGCTGAGTGCCgtgcacactaaacaatttctcacccttcagggtgtaaatcagctgttcccaaacgaacacccttttccaattatTCGGTGCTAAAAACCCttagggtgcagagatcagcaccctttatgaagggtgcacttagtgatactttagaggatgtaatggttgcaccctcattaaagggtactatttttccataacacctctacgaatgcatgttggaagggtgctccacattga
The Amblyomma americanum isolate KBUSLIRL-KWMA chromosome 3, ASM5285725v1, whole genome shotgun sequence genome window above contains:
- the Uggt gene encoding UDP-glucose-glycoprotein glucosyltransferase encodes the protein MGISSALLLLCVWSVAVAVVECAPQKVISVTLDSKWSSTPFHLEASEFFAEESSDYFWRYVNDFQELDLAAFSNSTPKAQYETVLEVAARHLSAAKLALLKLSLSLRAHSPAVETFQQVRRRTCTVFPLSRETRGHCLGGHLPRLGFPLPGGTRWPFPVGKQSRQKPRDVED